The stretch of DNA ttgaatcaAACGGTCGTTTTTCGCAAGGACACGAACAGAGGCGGTTATCCGTTATCCAGTCTGAATTTGAATTCGAATCAAACGGTCCGCGAACAGGGACGGTTTCGcttagaatttgaatataacgGTCGCTTTCGACGAAACTACGACATTCAGTGTATCCATCAGTATAGCGCCAACAACGCGTTTACTATTCATccaatatttttgtaatccgAATAACGACTTTTACGATGATTCACCGATTCATCGACTCATCCGCTTATACTGGCGGTGTCCGCGAACGCGGCTATAAACATGAAATTGTCGTGCATAAAGCGAACATTCTGTTACGTCATCACGAAACGCAGTACGGACATTATTTTCCTATTAAAACTATGTTCATTCGCGTTAAAGCGTTCTGTGGCCGATCGTCCTGACAACAAACGCTCACACGCCGCGGGCGTCGTCGGTGTATTCGGCGCTATTACTTCTTGAGGAGAGAAACAGagacataaaatgaattcCGGCAACGAATCTCACGACGATATTAAAACGACGATAAAAGCataaatcataagatattcGCACGGCTTTACATTATAAACCACTTAATAAGTCTCCTCGCTACGTGACAGGCTATAAAGACTCTAGTCGAGTGGAAGTGTGGCTTTTTATTATAGTTTGACCACAGCGATGTATTGTCTTTCTTATACAAAGCTGTTCGTTGCGACGGCTAAGTGCTTTACGCATGGACACAATCTGATTATTTTCGAACCATCTGGATTGGAATCTAAGTGCAAATTACGAATTCTTAATACAACACTTAAGCAGAATAATCTTCGGCCCTGGTCGGTCTTTCCTTAATCTATAAGTGGTGGGGAAAATAACGATTTCCACGCTATCTCCGATGTATTTACTAAAGTCTAGTGGTTCACGCTTATTAAACAAATGCGCCGTATTTTAGCGAGGTGTAATATTCATACACCGTTACGTCTGTGTCGGTACTGCTTGACTAACCTCGCTGTGTACGTTGCTTGGCAAACGATTACCTATTGGCTTATTACATTCTGAACTAACAGCGTTTTGTTTTGACAACAAACTAAGTCGAATCGTCTCGTTTCAAATGGTAGTTCGTGTTCTATTATTGAAGGCAGTTTCATTCCTCGAAATTGAAATAGCAAACAGTtacgtttgaaaaaaaaatcaaatagaatttcaaTTCTGTCCATTCGctaatgaattgaaatttagaaattcgaTCATCTATCGCAGAAATCGTCTGTTTAAGATTATCTGAAATTATATCCGCAATATCAACTGACCTTGACAGTAACCTTTCAGCGATGTGTTAGTATCATTTGTGTTATACAACTGGGTTAATAAACAACACTTGATAAAATCATATAAACCTCGAAATGTTATGATACGTAATTCGGCCTTCGTAAAATGTTTAcgtatagatattataaataaATGCACCACAAAATCCTTGACTCTTGTCGAAGAAATGtaacagtcgtttcttttgTATCGTGTTAcatttttttgacgccgtaaaaaccgttacaacaTTTTCTATTGATAACTACTATGTGTTATTTAAGGGTTTAAGGGTGTGAGACGAtgcgcactacgtcatcaatatttgcgtttcaaaacaacaatttcaattgcaaattttggcgtttatttttttgattaatcatatttcataactcttgaTTTATTTGTAGCTATGAAGAAAATCGACTAATATTTACTCATTTACCTGAGTTTTTCCTTTCGTTCTGTGACGAAGCGACTTGAATTCCGGGAAAATCCGTCGTAATCGCGGAGCATTGTGGGTAGCTTCAGAAAACAAATCGTCGTCTTCCATCAACTGGTTGTTTTCCGACGCGAGCGCGCTGGCAAGCGAGGTTCCCACTTCAGAACTCATTTCGGTTGCGACGGACATATTGTCGCTGTTGTTCTTGTTGTAATTCTGTTTTTGACTTAATTCTAGAATAATTCTGACCGTCGATCTAGTAACTTCAGCCACGCTCCAAACGTctgaaaaaagtaatgtatttCCATCAGCTTAAAAAGGATTTAATCTCGGTTTCTACGTCTTTCACTTTACGGCCAATGTGATGCGTTATGCATGCGTTACGCCCGCTAATCGTAAATTCCACAGATAAAAGTCACGAAACGTCTGCCATGGAATGCACGAATCCACTACAGTCAGGTGTTATTGTCAATGTATGTGTGTTACATTTGCCAGAAATGCCGTTAAGGAAAAACCAatcaaaaaacaattaaatgacGAAGAATTTTATCGTCGGCTACGAATAAAACGCGGCATTATACaggaatttatttattatttacgtCTGACTGGATCGAAATCGGATTTTTCGCCTTAAATCAAAACCCGTTCACGAGACAGACAGGCAAATTACATCCTCATTTAAATCGGCTTACTACCCAGTACTGTCGCCAGAATAGAACTATATATCGGCTTTATCGCCGAGACGGGCAGCTATTTGTTTTCGTATTTCGTCTGGGCATAATTCGCTAAAAGTTTATAGTGACGAGTGTAAACCAATATACGCGAGACACAGTCGGTCAATATTAGCCCGACAGCAGCAgttttcaaacaatttttGTCTGTCGCAAAACGAATTTATTTTACTGGAACCCGGTGCGCGTAAACACAAACAGTCGTGTACACGCGACTCGATTTGAAGAGTTAGTTAAATAGACTCACTTAACAAATTCAACAAACTCAACAAGGGGACGTttatcttgatgaaatttcatgaaacagtttaatatatataaactCTGTTCGGGGAATTCTCTAGACACTTGTAGGACTCATCGTGAGCGTAAGCGCTGTTAACAAACTGTCACGCAGTAAAGAAAAGGAAAAATTTGTCTTGAAAAACTTCAATCAACGATCTATGATCTTTGTGCGTCAAGTCAAACGGTcttttgaatatatcaatgaaaaaGTATAAACAGAAAACACCTTTTGTAAAGAATTATAATTGAATTATAAGTTAGGATTTGTTATAACGACCGTTGATAGTGTTATGACCTTGATTTAAGTCGAAGGGATTTTAGAAACATTGACCAAAGAGTTTGAGAGAAAAtactttgaaaaatctaatcaagtttttgagggaaaaCCGCTGAAGAGGGAGAAGAAATATCGCTCCCATATTTCAAAAACCCCTGCGTTACTTATATCCAATTCGTTTAAACATGAAAAGAAACTCACATCTTTCTGTATAATTAGAATCCACTAGTTTGGAGTTGAACTCGACGGAACGGTCGGATAGCAGTTGAAGTACGCATACTGCTGTGTTTGCTAATTGTGTCTCAGTACGACTCGTATATCACAGTCTAATCGAGTTCCATATAAACATTACCCGGTCGCGCAGAGAATTAATCCAACCGGGTATAATCCTGTTGAACTTTGGGTACAATATCTTCAGGGTTTGATAGACGAACAATTCGTTTGTAGTGTGTATGAATATATCTCTTTTATTTTTAAACGCATTTATTTTAAATGTGGAACCGACCTGAATAGCGATTAGCGACTATCACGACTTTAAGAACTAAATGTAAAAACTcaggatccggttccacagttccacagttctgattCAAGATCTTACTCTAgagttaaatcattgaaaatgaactgattttaatgaactaagttaactctaactcacaactgtggaactgggcccgtCTGAAGTTAATGAAACAAGCGAatttatttgatgaatgaTATTTCTGTTTATTATGCTGTGTAGTAACATTAGATCTCTTAGCCATAGTCGACAAGACACTGGGCAATGGTCTCTGATGAAACCCTCGGCTCCGGCACATCAGTGACCCTCTGTAGCCCAAGTGTCACAGTATTCATTGGCGTTAAGCGATCGTCGGACATGTGGAGCAAGCTTTCCTACAATTCGCGCTCATATACGGTTCATATTCTCCGACGCAGTGACCTTCGTCGGCCCAAATTTGACAGTTGTCGTTATGATCGAGACAAGCGACAGTTGTTGTGGGTTTCGGGATAGTCGTGGTCGTTGTTGGGGAACATATCCCGCAAGAGTCGCTACAATGGTCCCTCATATAACCTTCGTATTCTCCAACACAGTAACCATCATCGGCCCAAGTTTTACAATTGCCGTTATTATCAACACATGTAACGGTCGTGGTTGTGGGTTTCGGAGTAGTCGTGGTCGTTGTGGGTTTCGGGGTAGTCGTGGTCGTAGTGGGGGAGCAGATTCCGCAGGAGTCTCTACAATGGTCCCTCATATAACCTTCGTATTCCCCAACACAGTTACCATCTCCTGCCCAGGTGGCACATTTGACATTATTGTCGGCACAAGGGACAATTTGGGTAGTTGTTGGTTCAGGTGTCGTCGTGGTTGTAGTCGTAGAAGACGTTGAGCAAAGATCGCAAGACTTCTTACAGTGAAAGTGCACATACGTTGCGTAAGCGCCTTCGCAGTAGCCTTGGCTGGCCCACAGGGCGCATTGGTTCTCCAAGTCCAAACACGGCATCGGTCCGGTAGTCGTGGGCTGAGTGGGCGAACTGGAGGACGTTAATGAACAAATACCGCACGATACTTGACAATTCTGGAGCATGTAGCCGGGGTCCGTATTGCAGGCGCCGCCTCGAGCAAGTTCCTGACAAAACACATTTCTATCAACGCACGGTACAACAGTTGTGGGACCGGCTTCGACTATTGCTGCTTCCGTTTGCGGGTCAGTCTCTTTGCCATCTACGGGTgttaaagataaaataccataGAAGGAAAACCAGCAATATTAAAGAAAAAGAAGGaaagagtagtgacgtttccACTTCGTATGGACCATTGCTATGgacaattttcaaaacagatATTTGTCGAAACATCATCCTAGATTTACTTCAATAATgtgggttttttcttcaatcgAATCATGGATAATCACTTGTCGATAAAAAGCCAAAATAATAATTAGAGATATGGATAACTGAGTCAGCGCCGTTTAAGTTTTCAAGGGTTTATACATAAACcagttgaatttgaaaattcatatcaTCACGATGGATGTTATGAACAAATTGACGGTTTTTTTCTGTAGAAATCGCAAACTTACACGCGAATTCGCATCTGCAGTTCTTATTCAAGAACGAGTCGGGCTGCGGGCATTTGTTCTTCACCGTCTCGGGACAATGTGCTGAAAAATTCGTACAAAACAATTGATTTTATCTTGCGAAAATTATTTAGACGCAGAAGACAGTGTATAACAAGCTTACAGCTACATTCGTAATGCGAGTTGATAACTTTGACGTCGGAAAACGAGAAAGACGCTTTGTCCCAGGTATCCTGGATAAGATGACCTTTCGTGATGTCCTTCGCTTGGATGGTTTGTTTACCATTTGCCGAGAAGGCCTGGCATTATGAAGCGAAAGACATTGTAATACATTGTAAAACGAGAATTTGTTTAGGTTTGGagttagtaataataatctttatgTAATAAAGATACTTACGGTGATCCCGTAGTGCATGATACTGCGGTAGTCATACGGTACCTCGTACTGTAAAATCAGATTAGATTCTATTCTCTTGAACCAAATGGCCCAGTCGGGTTCGACATTCTCGTACAGAATATTCAAATACTCGTCGCGATCGGGCAGTTGATGCTCGTGAACAAGTCCTAAAGCGTGTCCGAATTCGTGTAATATCGTAGGTTTCTGTAGAATAATGTTTGAACCATACATAAACGCAAAAACACAAATCAGGCAAAGACAATTGACTTGACTTCATTACTCACGATGCGACAATTAGGATGTAAGTTAATTGCTTGCACGCCACCAGACATACCCAGGTGCGAATTGCATCTGATAGAAGAAATACATACATGCGGTTAATATGTGATCTGTGAATATCTTATTGGTTTATTGATAAAAACCTCAAACATACCCGGATCCGTTTTGAACGCGCACTTTGTTAATATGTTCGTCAGTAGCCGGTATAAATTTCAAGCACGATTTCTGCTCGATTTCGTCGATTGCTTTCTGAATTTCTCCTTTTTGTGCATCGTCTAGAAATACGTTTAGAACttttaatgaattgaattcactTCTAGTTCATCATAGGAAAAATAATCGTTTTAAGAGTAATATTCAACGTGTTGAATGTGACACTTTAGTATTGATTGTATTGATAGTCAAACTGTGcttcagtcatctctccttaAGAAGGAGTGACATCAAaggccaccttcggttatctgagttagtcgactatagtcgaaccgAATGTCctttagtcggaactatatatattccggaaatatttcgaaaatcaagcgcattcggttattagttccgaccattagtcgactagatacgagaaccgaatttggcccaagCTGCTACCAAGTCCTCAGAAGCTACCCTCGGGTGGAGTGAGGAAACTCACACAACAAACGTGACCAGAAATTTGGCATCCCAGAAACGATATCCCctcttcaaattttcaatatgAATTCGTAGCAAACAGTTATAGAAAGTAATACGTactgaaatcatcagcaggATTAATGAAATACGGAATTGTATTGTTCGTCCATCTGGTTGAGAGCTCCCAGTGAGCCTTCCTCTTCCGTCGATTACCGGGTGCTGGTGTAATATCGGGATATAGTATCTCGAATTGTTTCTCGTTTAAAACCATATCCAACTCCGCTAACCGATCCTCGCCGATCACGATAGGTCCTTTGAAAGCtgtaatgagaaaaaaatactCGGGTTCTAATCGAGCTTTTGCACGtatatgaatcaatgaatataaGAGGTCTTGTGGCTATGTGCTTATGTAACGTATTGTTAGTCTAACCATAATCAGAACTATTCCCGCTTTTCGTGCTATGGTCTATCGCAATAAATGATTTACATGCCGGACACTCGAAGTTTATAACCCCCTGTGATTAACTGTTGCTGTATGGCTGCAGCAGAGGTAAGCAAAAAAACAGTGACGTCACGCTCGCTTCACTTACCTTCTGGTCCGCCTCCCGCCGAAATGATAATCTGATCTATACTGGGAGGTTGAGGGGGTGTTGGAGGTTGCGGCTGTGTCGGTTGACCCGGCCCAAGCGGCTGACTGCCGAGTACTGTTCGCTGCGTGTAGGAAAAAGAAAACTACGCCATCAATACAGAACTTTTTCGAAAAATCATAACTGATTTGTTTCAGGTTTTGATTTAGAGATCGCTCCTACCAAATATAGAATGATCAAGGGAAACACCCACAACTCCCTCATAATACGCGGCACCTGCCTTACTggcatttgaatatttcaatatttaagaaCAGCAAATAAAACCTATCCAAACGCTCCGATGCAATCAGTTGTGTCTTTGCAAAACTGAATTATTTAACCTATTatagtatttgaaaataaatattaaagATGTAGAATTGACAGTCGcgaacacaactgtggaactgaatcgaGGGATTCTGATCACCGCTTTCAGGTGTCGGGTTTTATAGAGACCGCGATAGAAGTGCCAATATTGATACAATATTCTGCGAAGAGGCTTCTCGATATTTCTTCACGAGATTGAAGTGGACATAATGAACTGGTACTCAATAATCACACGTGACGCGTATAGTGCTGGTTTACCCACTTAAGGTAAAAATAGGGGatatagactggttaccggttgaattggacaggcaaccagtctatacgggatatcaacaaattcaagttctgaaattactcgtttgatggcgctagttagaaccggaaattgttgtaaataacgtttgttatgtttcaaagtgcttttatctactgtttttgtataaaattgtaaatactgtttttttCCTCCATGTACCATgggaatggttggagtgtaataaatattcgtattcgtattcgtattcgtattcgtatccgtaattggaacctaaatccgccattttctagttcatttgcaatgaaaatctctcgcttcaagtttttcatgagcgatattttacttactatacaACGCCACGCGTAATCCTTTGAGTATGATATCCTGACAATGtgttgaattcgataaaaCCTCACTTCGAATGCTAAATATCactaaaaatgtcaaaaaactaccaaaaatcacaaatttagcGATGACGCTCGAAGCAGCTAACGGAAGTGAAGACTTGTGCCGGGTGTCATGACTTTGTTGTTGAGTTCCAGACTCTAAAGGGAATCTATTGCAGGCTATACTGataaatatgtaataatattatgaaataaaattaattttagaaggACTTCACTCGTAGATTCataaaagaaatatgaaaaataccaggactcgaaccaacAATCGAAATCgggccgtcaagtgctgccaccatgtgatacctggcaaccagtctttacATCGTCAGCTgttacaaaatgttttttgataattttgagaCATCTATAGTGATTTTTAGCCTTTGCTGTGGGGTTTTAACATATCCAACGTAGTGGTAGGATAACACATTTAAAGGATTATGCGTGACGATGtatagtaaataaaatatcgctcattgaaaacttgaagtgagagattttcattgcaaatgaactagagcaTGGCGgattaggttccaatttccggttctgactagcgccatcaaacgagtaattcaagaacttgGCAAATGCACTGGCCATGGTAGAACCAtttagccgcgatcacgcggagatgatttggcccgggtcaaaCTGTCCAGAACAGTTCCGAATCAAATTTTGCCCGTGCCCAATAAGAGTAAATCACTCGTTTATACCAAGATGCCATCGAAACGATGCTGTGGTAAGTGAGTTGAATAACATTCACATCTAACCCGTGGTGATGGGGTcgggtccgacgtttttggtagGATAAAATTTGACTCGTGTTAAACAGACCCGTCCCCATTATAGGCATCAGCGAACGCTGAAATTTACGAAGTTAGTTATGAAGTGGCTTTACAATTTCCACTTAATCCAATTTAACATCAACAGATTTGTTATCAAGGATTGATTCGGAAAAAAAGTCACTCCATTCTTTAGAATTCTTGGAGAAGCTTTCCTCGCGTTCTAAACAGAGATCGACTAAGTAAAACATGATTTTCTACGGATCAAAATACAGAACCGCTGTTTTCAATCTCTCGggattttatctattttcatcGAACGTTTTACAAATGCCAGCGATAACCTACCCGGGCAGATGCAGATTCGGGCAACGTCGGTATCACTTCAAAACGCACTTAAAAATAACCGATTTTTTTCGTTGCTCGCTCACAACTCAACAGTTTTTATTCCTCTCGATCGAGATAGCGGCGGTGGTTGTGGTGAAGTTGTAGTCTCGAAGCAAAAAACCCTCAAAGCGTATATAGTTGAGTTACGATCTCTGTGAGAAAAACCGCCACTCTAGAAGTTTTCCCGCTGCGTTCGCGTCGTGTGTTCTTCCTCGGTTTAAAGGAAAAAACAAACTCGTACTTTTTCATGCCCACATGTCGTAAGAGTAAATGATTATAGTATACTTGAAATACTGTGAATAAAAAGCTTTTGTTTTTTAACGAGGCAAAGAAAACAGTTACATCATAGGAATTCATCGTAGAAAACATGATAGAAACTATGGGGCCGGGTGGTAGAAAAAAGAGAAAGTCGGAATACACAGCCTTGGTTATACATGTAACTCTAAAACtttttttattgtatataATCTGTTTCTGTCTGTCATGGTTGTGACGTTCTACGGGTTTTAAGTTGAGACGGAAttctttgattttctattgcgatgatcttttctttaaaagaaAAGGAAAGCGGAAAGAAAAGATTGATTCGTCCCGGAAGAGGTTTTGAACGGTCGTGAGTTTAACGCGTAATCCGTTGAATAACGCTAACCAGGTCTTACCCCTATTTATCAACATCTTTACCGATGGCCGTTcattgtttttgtaaatgcaGGTGAAGAGAAATACCGACGCGGCAGACGCCTGTTAATTTTCCAGGTTTCGTGGGCCTTTTTCCCCGACTGTTTTACCGAATGAAGTTGTTGTTCGTTGTTCCCAATGCAAACGTTACTCACGCGTGAAAAGTTTATCGATGCAGAGCGTATAAGAAAAAGTCCAAGTTCCATCCTCGAGATTCCACGACGGTATAGCTGTTTACGATACTATACGTATCCGTATTCTAATGCATTTACGAGTTTCGTGTTTTTCATGTCTTCGTGggtatttttttcatagcCTATAAAATGCCGCAGTGTTTGATGTTTTGAATGCATATATCCACATATTCCCACAGGGAACAGACCCCTGCATGTGCAGAACTTGAATTGGTATAACTGGAAAACCAGAACCGAAGAATGTCTCTTGAGGAATAACTTCAAGCCCAGTTCTCCAATGAGGAACCAGATATTTCTGTTGATGTGAACAGTTCTGATATTTCAGGAAAATATCAGAAGAGTCTCATTCATTGTTCATCAAGTTCATGAATTCTAGATGTATATAACAAAAGATCAGTTTAGTCGAGACAGTTAGCTCCACAGCTGTGGAATTGGGCCCTAAAACACAATGTTTCCCAGCGTTTCCCCGTGTCGTGTCCGCTTACGAGAAACTAGAAACACGATTTCGGAAAACAATGTTTCcgagatcaaacatgtttgatttcCTGTTTCTGTGTTTCGTGTATAcggtggaactgaatcctgtGAGTCAGATTGAACCCGCGGAATTGGTTCAAGGATGTAACTTGTGCTCTATAAAAACGTCTTTGTTTCCGATGTAGTATAAAATCAACGCGCCGGGTAGAAAAAGCCAGATTTTTACCAGCATTTGACGTGGTGTAATTACTAGCTCTGATTGATACTCGTGTTTTGTTTGGTTTAATGGTTCTTTTACGCGGATGAAGTTCGTTCCCGTTTCGTTCAGTTCTATTCGTAAATAAATCTGGTTTACACCTGACAAAAATGCGGAACGCAATTTATAAATGTAAACCTGACAAGCACcactgagagagagagagatatagTACTTTCCCGAACAGAGTTCAGCGAACTGTTTGAATAGTAATTAATTCACTCATGAAACCGGATTTTCGGTATCTGTTCACTTTTCTCCGTTAGAAGTGTTGACATTGTacgtattttgaaatttgtaaagCGCTTTTAGACGTTACACTTATAGCTCGTTCAACTAGTGTTTTACAAATGCCGGCTCAAAAAGATGAATTTTCAAGCGCCCTTCTATGACATTCTATCTACCaattaaatatttgaatttcacCGAGGACCTTCAAAATTCGTTATTTTTCCTCTAGGAAACCTCTGAGAAGTTTGTGAACGGCTTAAAACCGtcacaataatgtttatacatttatataacagTTATGCTTTATATGTAAAGGGTTCTGCGTGAGTCggtgtgcactacgtcatctaTATTGGTGTTTCATAGTTTATATTGtaattagatttatatttcataactcttattctatatttgatgaatttattaatttatttttgagaGGGTCTGCACTGTGTAATCAATATCATCGATACATAGATTGGTtgtcggtcaattcaattcaagttcCATCAGAGCGAATAAGCAGAAGTAGCTCGCTCGCTCATTTACGCACCTGAATACACAAATATATATTCTAGCATTTCTCAGACGAGAAATAACTCATCCATCAAACACGTGTCATCTCCGCGCATTTAGAATTCACCAAACGAATATCTATCATCGATTTTACGAAAGTGTTTTGCACCATGAATTATGGGGCACTTTGTGTTTCGTATGGCGATGCCCAATATGTTTGAGTATTTTTGAGAAAAATGAGGGTTCCTCATTTGGTACTCATGCGCCCATTAACCCTTTGAATAACAGGGGAACTATAGGGTATGATATCCCCCACTGGGGATACTGGGCAGTCACTCTATAGAGTATGGCATACCATAGAGGTACACTAGGGCTAGTTACGTTCATTCCATAAAATACGTAGTCagttaaaatttttagaaagGACGAAATGGATCAGAATAGATATTTGACAGAAATCTACGAAATCTAAGAAATCGGCCCTACTCGTGATTGTGCTCACTAGGGCACGATGTAGGGTAGTATACCtgactgtgaaaatgatttttcccAGTTAATAAATTAACGAACAAACAAACACGCGTTTTATCCTGATTTATGCTCCTTTAGCTTGAAGACAAACATGTATTAGgtgaaaaaacaacaacagcagctcTATCATAAAGTACCTTCTAATAGTGATTACAAGTACATCTATAAGTATATATGAACAGGAAAATGCGACtagaatatagagaaatagAGGGCTTGTTGataagaaaacaaaaacaagccATTAAGCTTTATCATTTTAAGATATATCGTTCGTAACAAGTAAGGCTGCTACAGGCTACAAGCCAAGATTATTTTTACGGATCAGTTTTTTAAATATCGCTCTTCTCTTCTATTGTACTATCATTTTTATATGCGTGTTTATATGAACCCAGAGATCtatatagaataagaaagaaaAGGTCTGACATCTCAACACTTACATCTGCAACGAGATTACCATCAAAGTAGGCGCAGAGGAAAACATGTCTTATTAAAAAACAAttgtatatatgatattcgtTTGTTAGACTAAAGGCGTCTTGTTGTTTGGATGCTACTGTATTCGCAGTCGAGTCTCTACTGCGATGCGCCCATATTATATAATAGGAGTAATACGTTGTTCGTAAAATACCAGGTATGGGTAAACTTTGAATTTGATATCTTAGTCATAGCTACGAGCATTCTTGCTCGTAGGTCATAGTATCGTATCGTAAAGTATACATCGCATTTTGATGTAGGACGAAAGTTTTgtcgaaatatttttaaattttcgatCTTATCAGGTGTgaattatggtggctgattcgggccatcgTGAAAAATGTTCGGTATGCAAGTTAAGGCCATTACACCGAAACATCAAAATGGGAAACTATTGGGTAGAAACAACCAGATATTTCACAAAATAAGGTTCAATTATCAAAGTATGTGAATGAATGTCATCATTTCTCATATGCTTATTGAAATGATCGGGGACGGTCTAAGAATGTTGCGCTAGTAATTTTACCGGAACGGTCCCTCCACACAAAAATGTCCGATCTTTTTTTTCCTTTCAAGTTTTCAAGGTCGGCATTTCCACTTTctctgaaaataaactaaaaaacTTCGTCCATTAAATTTTATCTGTTTTGAAGTCTATCACGCGGAACGGGATATTTATGGGGTATGCGGTGGTGCGTGCCAGTTCACTTTTTATCGTTCAAAagttcttctttttctttattcatttgtGTGATAAATTCCGATAGCATGAAAGGAACGATCAGTCTGATTGATCCCAATCACAGTCATTAATTACCATTAGCAAAACAATGTTGGACATTTCTACTCGATAAGACACG from Tubulanus polymorphus chromosome 11, tnTubPoly1.2, whole genome shotgun sequence encodes:
- the LOC141912866 gene encoding zinc metalloproteinase nas-15-like, with product MSGGVQAINLHPNCRIKPTILHEFGHALGLVHEHQLPDRDEYLNILYENVEPDWAIWFKRIESNLILQYEVPYDYRSIMHYGITAFSANGKQTIQAKDITKGHLIQDTWDKASFSFSDVKVINSHYECSSHCPETVKNKCPQPDSFLNKNCRCEFAYGKETDPQTEAAIVEAGPTTVVPCVDRNVFCQELARGGACNTDPGYMLQNCQVSCGICSLTSSSSPTQPTTTGPMPCLDLENQCALWASQGYCEGAYATYVHFHCKKSCDLCSTSSTTTTTTTPEPTTTQIVPCADNNVKCATWAGDGNCVGEYEGYMRDHCRDSCGICSPTTTTTTPKPTTTTTTPKPTTTTVTCVDNNGNCKTWADDGYCVGEYEGYMRDHCSDSCGICSPTTTTTIPKPTTTVACLDHNDNCQIWADEGHCVGEYEPYMSANCRKACSTCPTIA